The segment TGCTTTTTGAAATTTTTTATAATCTTTGGAAAATTCATCAGCTTCTGTTGTACAGCCTGGCGTAAAGTCTTTGGGATAAAAATAGATGACATGTTTTTTACCCTTAAAATCACTTGATTTGACACTGTTTCCGTTTGCATCTTTTACTTCAAATTTTGGAACTGATTCTCCTTCTTCTAACATGATATGTCTAAAGATGTTTTGGCCATTAATTACTTTTTGACTTGAGATGATCTGTCCTACTTCGAATCTTTTATATGGAAATCAGATTGGCTTTAGCTTGATGGTTAACTCAAGAGCGTATCTTGCAGAAGCAATTGCAACATACGGTTTGGTATTTTTTGGTCCACTTTCTGTAATTATAGCCGTAGCATCTTTTGGAGAAACTCTGACAACCCAATCTGTATTATTTATCTCACTTGGTCATGGTGGTGCAATTGCTCTTATGGTTTATGCGTTTGGACATGTATCTGGAGCTCACATCAATCCAGCAGTTACAATTCCAATGATGATTACTAAAAAAATTGGAATTAAAGATGGTATTGGATATATTATTTCACAATTAATCGGTGCCGTTGCAGCAGCTGCAACTCTTAAAGCAATTTTACCAGAACTCGGTGCAAAAGTTAACTTTGGTACTCAGGGTGGTCCGAGTGAACTTATCAATAACAGTGTAAGTTCTGGATTTGCAATTGAAGCAATTTTGACTTTCTTTTTAGTACTAGTAATTTTCATGACTGCTGTTCATAAGAAAGCATCACCTGGATTGCATGGACTTTCAATTGGTGGAATGGTGTTTTTGATTCATCTTGTTGCAGTTCCATTAACTGGCGCATCTGTAAATCCTGCAAGAACATTTGGTCCTGCATTAATTTCTGGAGCTTGGGAGTTTCAATGGTTGTATTGGGCAGCACCAATTCTAGGTGGCATAATTGCAGGTTTAATCATGAATTATGTCTATGTCAACAAGGCCGAAAAAGAAGCATAATTTTTTTCAAATACCAAACGTTTTTAAAAATTTGATAGCACGATTCTGTTGGACTCGTTGCATAGCTTGGATAGTGCGAACGCTTGCGGAGCGTTAGGTCGTCGGTTCGAATCCGACCGAGCCCGCCAATTTGTATAAACAGAATCGCCGATTCCATTACTTTCTATGAACGGAAACATCGATTTTTCAATAACGCAGAGCTCTATTGAAGTACTTTCAAACTCTCGTTTATTTTTTCTAGTATCTATTAGTCTGTTTTACTGTAACTGGTGTTTCTGTTCTAATTTGGAATGATATATTTTAGAATGTTTTTGTCTTTCTTAAAAAAATAGTCACTGATATCATATAACATGCAGTAGCTATAATTTCTGATACTAGTGATGCAATAAAGGGCTCTATGCTCATTTCAAGAAAATAATACAAAGAAGGCCATCGTACTGCAAGATAAATAATTTCACCTACTCCAAATGATGAAATCATACTTAGAATCTCTTTTCTAATTAAACTTGAACTCATTTGCTTGTATCTGACTTTATTATCCAAATAAAACAAAACCGAAAAAATTCCAAAATATACTATGTATCCTGTTATTATTGTAATTGTAGTTGTGAGGTGATTCTCATATCCTGTTAATGATTGAGCAACAACTGCTGAAAGTGAGGCTGAAATGATAAAACAAATTATAAAATTCCTGTTTATTTGCAGTAATTGCTGGTTGACCTTCATGTTCTGTTTTTCATCTAGTAACTATTATTTTATGTTAAACAAACTCTCATTCTATGAGAACTAGATGCCAATGGGCAAAGGATGATCTTAACATTGAGTATCATGATAATGAATGGGGAAAACCTCAGCATGATGATCGTAAATTATTTGAATTTTTAATTTTAGAAGGAGCTCAGGCTGGCTTAACATGGACTACTATTCTTAAACGACGAGATGGGTATAGAAAAGCATTCTCTGATTTTGATCCAGTTAAAGTATCCAAGTATACTGAAAAGCATATCAAAAATTTACTAAATAATCCTGAAATAATTCGTAATAAATTAAAAATCAATTCAGCAATCAATAACGCAAAACTCTTTATAAAAATTCAAAAAGAGTATGGCTCATTTGATAAATTCATTTGGAGCTTTGTTAATCATACTACGATAATAAACAATTTCAAACACCTTTCAGAAATACCATCATCTACTGATATTTCCAAAAAAATGAGCGATGATTTGAAAAAATATGGATTTAATTTTGTTGGTCCTACGATCTGTTATGCTTTCATGCAAGCTGTAGGCATGGTAGACGATCACATTGTTGATTGCTTTGCTAAAAAATCTTCTAAACTTTAAAAATATCAAATTCATGAAACTTTAAAAATTGAATTTTCATCTTAGTTTCTTTTTAATATGATAAAAGACTTTTAACTAAGAAAAAATAATTTGGTTTTGATTCAAGATGAAAATATCTCAAAATACAAAAAAATTATTAAATAATCAAATAGTTTTAGAAGCAAACGCTGCAAATAGTTATCTTGCAATGGCGTCATGGTGTGAAATTACTGGTTATGTTGGGGCTGCAAGCTTCTTTTACGCTCAATCTGATGAAGAAAGATCTCATATGCTCAAGTTTATTCGCTATCTAAATAATATTGGTGGTAACGCGACAATTCCTGCAATAAAATCTCCTCCAAATTCTTTTAAATCATTAGAGTCAACGATTCGAGCTGCATTAAATAATGAACAATTAGTTACAAAAGCTATCTACGCCATAGTGGAAACCGCACAAAAAGAAAAAGATCATTCTACTCATACTTTCCTTGATTGGTTTGTTAATGAACAAGTCGAAGAAGAAAAGAAATTTGAAACCGTTTTACAGAAATTTGACTTGATTGGAAGAGACAAAATCGCAGTCCATGAAATTGATAAAATCTTGGGCGAACTTGCAACTAAAGATTAACTTCTAAAACTTTTTTTCTAATTTTAAAGTTTATTAATATTAGTTTTATTAATCTAGTAATGTTGTTTGGCGTTTTTGCAGTTCATAGTCCAGAATCATGTCCAATGAATAATAACGTTAGTAAAGAAATATTTCTTGATATCGAGAAAAAAATTAAATCTAATATGAAAAAGTTTCAAATAATAAAAGTAGTGGGTTTTTACATGTCTGTTTTAGAACATGAGTGGATAATAATTTTAGATGCAAAAAGTGCTCATGATATTGAACAGCTATGTATTGCAGTAGGTATCTCGTCAGTAAGTACTGTTAAAATCGTTCCAATTAACGAGTATGCTACAACCGTTAAAAAATTAAAATCCCAAAAATAATTTTTTCAATATATTAATCCAAAATTGATAGTTTGAATTCACTATCTGTAATTTCTAATTTTGATATTTTTGACATTTACAACCTTTCACAAGACATCTACCATTTCCTTCAAAATGGATAACATTGTCATGATAACACCCAATTTTCATATTGTTGCATTTCATTACAAATTTCTCTGTTTATGATGATTCTTTAATCTTGTTTGTTAGACAATTATAATTACACATTAAATCTATTGTCTATCATGGCTAATATCAAAAGCATAGGTCGTTTTTTTATTTTTATTGTCGGTGGACTTGTTGCTATTATTGTTGGCTCCTTTATGATTCGTGGAACTATGCACATGTGGGATAAACCTGATTCAGATAAAAAATCTGATAAAAATAATGACTAAAAAACAAGTATAGCAAACTGATTTTAGAAATGATGCCTGATTCTTCAATTAGAAAATCTCTTGAAGATTATGTAAAATTAAGAATTAGAGATGTTCCATCTGAAATTCATCAAACTTTTCCAAATGTTAAACAAATCTGGAAATGTGAAAACCAAGTCGATTTTCTTTACGGATATTATGTCGGAAAGATTGAGGAAGGAACATTGCATTATCTACTTAAAGCAACTAGAGCATCGGCAGGTGGGTTTGTTGATGTTTTTGAAATTAGAGGTATTCTTGAAACCTACAGGACAGATCTAAGAAATTCTATTGAGAAAGCACTCTCTTAGTGAAGTAGAAATACTACACCGTTCTAAATATTGATATGGTTGGGCCACAAGATGGTGGATTTGGTTTTGATCAATCAAAAAAATACACTACTGTAGAAAACATAGAGCAAGTATGCGTTCAATGCCAAGCTGGTCAACACAAAAAATGTTTGGTAAAATCAAAACAACAAGAAAACTGTGAATGCGAACATTGTCTAATTTACGGATAATATTTCTTTAAAATACATTTTTAATTATTTTATTCAATTTTATTATTGTAAATTCATTATTATGATTTTTAATAATTGCGTAGATTCAATAATATGTTGTTTCTTAATTTATTGATAATGTCTAAAATTAAACAAATTATTGCATGGATTGCAATTCTTGGCGGTGGTATTGGCTTTTTCTTCTTCTCATTACATGCTGTAGACTTTATGCGTTAAATTTGGAAATTATCTGATTTATTCTTTAGATTCTGTCTTTTCTTTTAGTTTTTCAAGCTCATCTCTAGTTTGAGCATGTTCTCTTCGCTCTTTGTCTAGTAGAATATGAAGAGTTTCTAACTCTTTTTCCGCTTTACTGAGTTTTGATTTTAACCCTCCCACCACTGCACTAGCAGCTTCAATTATGCCTTTAGATGCTTTTTTATCTGTAATTTCTCCTTCGATGAATTCTTTTTCTTTAGAAGTGAAAATTCCTGTTTCTCCATCAATATTTTGTTGTATATTTTTTACATCATGTTTTGCATTATACAATCTAGAAGTAATTTCTTCTAGCTCTTTTTGTGCTTGAATTTGTTGTGCCCGTGTTTCATGTAATTCTGATTGACCTTCGGCGATTTTTTCTTTAATGTCGTCATATTCTTTTGTGATCTTTTCAAGTTCTTGATTCTTTTTTGTAAGGTTAATCTCTGCTTTGTCTATTTCTTCGATAATTTTTTTATTTTTGATGAATTTTTCTTCTGAATCATTTATTTTTGTTTTAATATTTTTATATTCCAAGTATATTGTGTCGAGTTCTAATTTTTTTTGATTTGATTCTCGTTTTATTTCCATTAATTTACTAGTTGCTTCATCATATTCTTCTTTTACACTTTGCAGCTTTTTTGTAATGCTGTCTATCTCTTCTTGTTTTGTTCTAAATTCAATTTGCAATCCTTCTACTTCTGTTTCAAGTGATTCTTTTAGAACTCTCTCTTCATTTTTTTCATGTGTTTTTTCTTCTACTTGCTCCTTTTTCTTTCCAAAAAGACCCATGTTGATCTATAAAAATCTCCAAAAGATGAACGTTTCTTTAGTTTTTGACTCTTCTGCGAATAAACTTGAGGTAAAACCCAATTCCACCAATAACTATGCCCCCAATCAATGCTATTATTCCTAATTCTGGATTATCGGGATTTATGTTGGGTGCTAAAAATAAAAGTAATGCTCCAAATATGATTAACGCAAAGCTGCTGCCTCCTCTTGTTTTATTGTGTTCGCTGTGTACCATTTTAGATGTATTCTGAAACTGTTTTTGCTACTCTCTTTCTTCCAATATCTGTTATGAGTGGTCCTATTTTAGGTCCTCTTGATGTGCCTAGTATTATTTGATATAAAATTCTAAAGAAGTCTTTTGGTTCAACACCATTTGACTTTGCAATTTGATATATTGTATTTTGAATGTCCTCTGGTTCATCTTCGGCATTGAGCGCATCTACTAGTAGTTTCAAAACTTTTTTTGCTGATTCATCCATGGCTACTTCCACTTTTTCTTGTTGATCAAATTCATCTGCAAAATTTCCAGCTAACTCTATTAATTTTTCTATTTGTGGATCCGGATTTTTGATTACGCCATAATCTAATAGTTTTTTCATTACCCTTTCTGTTCTGTTTTCTTTGAACATTTTTGCTAATTCAACTAATAATCTATAATTGACATGTATGTTTGGTTGCTTTGGAGGATTTAGTAAATTTACATATTCATAGAGTCCTTTTGATTTTATTAATTTGGCATCATTGTCAACCTTAATTTTTCCAAAAAATATATCTTCTAATTCATTGTATTCATTCATCAACGATGGTATGTCTTCAAATCCTAGCTCTCTTGCCCCTGTAATTCTTTTGTAAAGTAGTAACAATATTGATTTTGGACTTCCAAATTCCATCCATTTTTGTCCTGTAACCACATTTCCTAATGATTTTGAAATCTTTTTTCCTCCTTTATCCAAAAACATTTCATATTTTACATGATGTGGATGTGGAAAATTCAAAATCTCATCTGAGACCCAGTCATTTACTTTGACTGAATCCATGATATCTTTTCCATATGCTTCAAATCTAATATCAAATGCTGCCCATCTTGCTGCAAATTCTACTTTCCATGCTAATTTGCCAAGATCTTTTGTGATGTTTGCTTCTCCGTCATGTCCGCATCCTTTAATCATTTTTGAGCTAATCTCTGCGTCATGACACTTGTATCTTACTTTCTTCTCATTTTCTAGATACTCAAATGCTTCTGCAGTGTAAAGTCGGTCACAATTTGAACACACAGGAAAGTATGGTAGAAATTTCTGATATTTTTCTTGCCCTACTAATTCTGAAATCTTGTCCCCTATCTTTGTGCTGTTTTGTAAAATTGTATGTATTTGATCTTTTAGTAATCCATTTTTGTAAGTGTCTTTTGCTCTTCTAAATTCATATTTAATTCCCATTTTATCTAGTCCATCTAATAGAATACTGCTCATGTGCATTCCGTATGACTCATGACACCCATAAGGGTCTGGAATCAACGAAACTGGTTTGGCAATATGTTTTTCTAAATCCTCAGGAAATCCTTCTGGAATTTTTCTCAATCCGTCTAAATCATCTGAATATGCAATTAATTCTGATTTGAATCCATAATTTTCTAATGCAAGTTTTACTCCATATGCTCTAACTGCATCTCCTAAACTACCTATGTGTGGAACACCAGAAGCACCAAGTCCACTTTCAACTCTTAATAACTCTAAACTTCTGCCCAGAGTTTTTTCTCGCTCAAGTAACTCATGAGCTAATTTATCTATCCAAGTTCCTTTGCCGAATATCTCTTGTTCTGACATGTCTATTCTTTATTCAACAATTTTGTCATGTATGGTCCATATAACGAATACCCTATTTTTTGATAATATTCTCTTGTTCCCACTGCACTAATTACTAATAGTTTTGTAGCATTAAATTCTTCTTTGGAAATTTTTTCAGCCTCTTTCATTAAATTTTTCCCCAATCCTGAATGCTGTATCTCGTTTTCTCCTTTTTCTCCAAGCTTTAATGATTTACCATAAACATGTAATTCGCGTACAATGCAAGAATCATCCCCAATCTCTTTTCTGTGTGCAAGACTGCTTGGTTTTCTTAATCTTAAAAATCCGTAAATTGATTCATTTGAATCTTCATATGACAGAAATACTTCTTTTCCTCCTGATGAATCATAATTAATCCTGTTTAATTTTATATCTTGATCACTAGTTTTTTTGTTTGACAAACCTGCCTCTCTGCATCTAATACATTTACATGAAATACCTTGTTTACTGAGATTTTGTTGTACTATTTGTCTGAGATTTCCTGACTTTGGGCCGGCTATGATCTCATTTGGTGATATCTCTCTTTGCACTCTCATTATTCTAACCCATTTTGGAACATTTTTCTTCACTTCGGTTAGGACTTTGATCATATCTTGATCAGAATATGGTGTGTATTTTCCTTGTCTGTATTCCTCGTAGAGCGGAGTGTTCTCTATCACTAATGATGGGTAAATTTTCAACATGTCTGGTCTAAGTTCTGGTTCATCAAACAGTTTTTTAAAATCTGCAATATCTCCTTTCGGTGTCATTGTAGGAAGTCCAGGCATCATATGTGCTACGATTTTATATCCTGCATCTTTAGAAATCTGAAATGATTCTGTAACATCATTGTAATTATGTCCTCTGTTGACAATTTTGTATACTCTGTCTTGTAATGATTGTACTCCTATCTCTATCCTTGTAATCCCGTAATCTAACATCGCATCAACATGTTTTTGCTTACAATAGTCTGGTTTTGTTTCAATTGTAAATCCTACGTTTCTTATTTTTGCATGTTCGTTGTTTAATTTGGCTTCCTCCAAATCTTTTGAATTAATTCCATTTAATGCATCATAGCAAGATTTTATAAAATTCTCTTGATAGTCTTTTGGCATGAACAAAAATGTGCCGCCTACAATTACTATCTCCATTTTAGATGGATCATGTCCAAAAGCAATTAATTTTTCAATTTTTGATATTATCTGCAGTTTAGGATCATATTCATTTTGTATTGCGTTAAGTGTTGATGGTTCTTTCCCAGTGTAACTATTAGGTGAATTGAATTCTATTCCGCCTGGGCAGTACGTACATCTTCCATGAGGACATGCATAAGGTTTTGGCATCAATGCAATTACTGATACTCCTGATGCTGTCTTGATTGGTTTTTTTAACAAAACTTTTTGTAATTTGAAAAAATCAGCATCTTTTACAGTTGAAAGAATTTCATGATTTCTTGGAATTCTTTCTAGCGAATATTTTGCACATATTTTTTTAATTTCTTCCTTTACTTGTTTTTTAGTTGGCTCTTTGATCGTTAAAAGATTCTGCGTTATTTCTGTACATGCAGTTGAAAATAACACATTTAGTTTATTCATATCTGAAATCATATCTAATTGAACATAAATTCGTTAAATAATCTTAGGCGTTAGATGTCTGATTCTGGATAATGTTTGACAATTTTACTTAGTCCCTTTATTGCAGATTATTTGCTTGTGGTTCTGTTCCTTCCTGTCTCTGTTCTTTTTTATATTCTATCTTTAACCAGATTGGCGTTATGATTGTAGTTACTGCTACCATGATCACAATGGTGGAATACACACTTGATGTTAAAATTCCTGATGCCACTCCGACTCCAGCTACAATCAACCCTACTTCTCCTCTTGATATCATCCCTATTCCGACTTTCATTCCCTTGGATTTACTTTTCAAAAACATCATTGCTGGAAGTCCACATCCCAATAATTTTGTCACAATAGCTATTGCAATGATTATCCCACTAAGATACAATATCTCTGCGTTTACCTGTCTAAAATCTACCTGTGCACCAATTATTGCAAAGAATAACGGTGCAAAGATCAACCCAATTTGATGTGCATAGTTTTCAACTTTTTCAAATACTTTGGTAGTTGATAATGCCATACCTACTGCAAATGCACCTACGATTGGTGACAGCCCGATAGATCCTGCAAGTGCAGCTGCTCCAAAAAATGATGCTGTTGCAATTCCTTCTATACTTCCTTTTGCTTTCCATAATCTTGGTGTGATAATTTTTGGCATTACCCAAACAGATGCTATGAGCATTACTGCAAAGAATCCTAACACTTGAAGAATTTTTATTGTTACATCTGAAATATCGATACTATCCACTCCGCCCGGACCGTTTGCAATTGATATTACCACTGACAGTACCGCTATAGCTAAAATGTCATCTACTACTGCGGCCCCGATAATTAGACGTGCTTCTGTTGATTTGAGTTTTCCAAATTCACTTAATACCTGAACTGAAATTGCGATGCTTGTTGCTGTAAGTGCTGTGGCAATAAGCATTGATTGCAACGCATCAAAACCAAACATCTGAAAAACTACCAGTCCCACTGCAAATGGAACTATCACTCCTAGTGTTCCAACTGTAAATGATGCTTTTCCACCTTTTAGGAATTCCTTTGGAGTCATCTCAAGTCCAGCCATAAATAAAATTACTATTGCTCCGATCTCTCCTAGAATTTTTATCTCGTTGCTGATGTTAACTAGTGATATTCCCCCAGAACCAACAATATATGCTCCAAGCGCAAATGGGCCAATTACCATGCCCGCTATTAATTCCCCTAATACAATTGGAAGTTTAAGCCTAAGAAATAATTCTGCCATCAATTTTGCGGCAAATAATAAAATCCCTACCCCTATGATCGTTTCAATAAATTGTGCTTCTGCTGCCATTCGTTCTCTGTCTTTGTTGATTTATTGCTAATATAAGGCGATATTTGGTTGAAAATTATTTCGTATTTGTATAATTATGTGATTTTACACGAATTCACAAAAACTCCTTTTTTGGATACTATCTGTCCTATCTCTTGAGTTGTAATTTTATGTTTTTTGAATATTGATTTGATTCTAGCCACTTGATCCTTTGGAGATATGATGCAAAATCCTATACCCATGTTAAATGTCTTGTACATCTCTTCTGGTTTTACTCCTTGCTCTTCAATCAATCCAATTATTGGAGGTATCTTTGGTAAACTATCTATCTCGTATCCTATTTTTTTGAGTCTCATTAGTTTTGTAAATGCTCCTCCTGTGATGTGAGCTAATCCATTAATCTTACATTTTTGAATACTTTCTAAAACTGGTTTTACATAAATTTCTGTTGGTGTCAATAATGCGTCTCCTATGACTCCGACTCCTTTTACTTTATCTTTTACAGAATATTTTGATAATAGAGCTTTTCTTGCAAGTGAATATCCATTTGAATGAATACCGCTACTGTTTGCTCCAATAATTATATCTCCTGGTTTTATTTTGTTTCCTAACACAATATCTTTTTTTGAAACAAGACCTACCACCATTCCTGCTAAATCAAATGAGAATTCTTTTCCTGTGAGAACATCTGGCATTATTGCCGTCTCCCCTCCTACAATTGGCAGTGCTGATTTCTTTGCGCCATTAACTAACCCTTCTACAATTTTTTTAAAGATTATCTGATTATTTTTGTTTGCAGCAATATAGTCTACAAATGAAACAGGAGTTGCACCGATACATATTATGTCATTTACATTCATTGCAACACAATCAATTCCAATTGTGTTGTATTTTTTCATCATATTTGCAATTACTACTTTGGTTCCTACTCCGTCTGTGTGTGTAGCTAATAGTTGACCTCCCGGAATTTCTACAATTCCTGCATAATGTCCAAAACCATGAGTGATCTTTGCCATTTTTTGGAGTTTATGCGTGGATTCAATCAGCCTGCCTATTGCTGCCTGACTTTGTTTAATTTTGGTAATATCCACGCCTGCATCTTTGTAGGTTAAACCCATAGTTTCATGCGTATTTGCTGTGAATAAAAGAATTTGCCTATCTTTTGGCTTACATGTACATTCCAGAAAACTCTTCCCTGTGTTTGACATATTTTTGAGATAATTCGTTAAATTCAGAATGAATTCTCTCTTTTTCTTTTTCCAAACCGCTTGTATCTATTTTCATGTCGTAGAATCTGTTTAATGCTTCTATCAATGTCGATGCAGCTGTAGGATCTGGTGATGCTTTATTTGCTTTTGCAAGTAATGCCACCCCTTGAATTTTTCTTACAATGCATTCGTTTAAAATTCCTCCTGGTATTCCAGTGATAAATCCTTGCGGGATCATGCTGATGTCTTTATCTGCCATCATTCTTACCAAATCTTCTTTTGCTGCACAATATGCTTTATCGTCATGTTCTTCACTTGGAATTCCATCTAGAATTACAATTTCTTTTGATCCTTTTTTTTCTGACCAATCTAAAATGGCTGAAACGAGTGAATACAATCCTTCCATTCTTAATGTTATTTCACAAATTATTGCACATATCGTTCCATCCTTATTTGCATAAAATCTAAAAGGATGGCGTAGTCGTCCTTTCATAAAAACAGTTGACGGTGGAAGATATTTTGATCTCATCAATCCAATTTCGTCCATTTTTAATTCTTCGATTATATGACTGATTGAAAGTGATCCTACTAGACCTGCTCCGACAAACCCTGCAAATATTATTGGACTGTTAAGTTCTACTTTTTTTATTTCAAATACTTCTGCTTCTGGAAATCCATCTGCCACTCTCTACGTCAATTACTCTGTCTAATTACTTTTATGAATAAAAAGATTCAACATGGTTCTTCCTTTATCTGTTATGGAATAAATCATGTTTGCTCCTACTGCTTCTTTTTGCACAAAGTTATAATCTACACAAAGATGCAAATAATTCAGAAATGATTTTTTCATTCTTATCTTAGATTTTGAATATAGATCTGAAAACGTCATTGGGTTTCCTCTAAGTTGGTATAATAATTTTAGAAGAGATAACGTGCTGTAATCTCTTGTTCTTGCTTTTACTGCATCTAGTATCTGGACGTCTCTTTTTATAATAAAATCTTCGAATTGGTCTGCTACTTCTACAGGTATGTATGTTAGTCTTGCTCGCATCATACCGTATGGTACGGTACATTACCTTATTAATGTTCATCTCAAGCTTTGTTCCTCTATCTAGATGGTTTTTTTACACCATTTTCATGCCTGTTGATCTAACAGTGCTCCTAAAATGTCAAAAACATGTCAATTTCAATATGAAAATGTGACAAGCATATCATGCAATTTTTTTTGAAACAGTTCTATGGTTTATCATTTCTTGGATTCTTGTATCTGAATTTGTTAATTTTGATCAGTTCTGCATATGATCCAAATTTAGACAAGTCTGAAATTTTATCAAGCTCATCATCTGATTCATCATTATCCCCAAATCTTTTCAATATTTTATAGTTGGTGCTTCTTTCAGCAGGTACCCTTCCAATTTCTTTGACAAGTCGCCTGATCTCTTTTGGTTTAATCAATTGTCCGTGATTGGAACCAGCTGAAGTTGAAATGCTTTCATTGATTAGCGTTCCGCCAAAGTCATTTGCTCCCCACATTAACAATAACTGTGACATTTTTTGTCCTTCCTTTACCCAAGACATTTGAATATTGTCAATTTGATTATTCAGCAAAATTCTTGCAATGGCATGTGTTAGCAGTACATCTTTTCCACTACCACCTTCTCTAATCTCTTCATGTAGTTGATGTTTGTACATTGGAGCTTCACTGTGGATAAAATTAAGGGGAACAAATTCTGTGAATCCTTTTGTCTCTTTTTGAATTTCTCTGATTTTTACAATATGGTTTACTCTGTCTTCTGGAGTTTCAACATGTCCAAACATCATAGTTGATGTGGTATTGATTCCAAGATTGTGGGCAGTTTTGATT is part of the Nitrosarchaeum sp. genome and harbors:
- the purM gene encoding phosphoribosylformylglycinamidine cyclo-ligase, which gives rise to MGLTYKDAGVDITKIKQSQAAIGRLIESTHKLQKMAKITHGFGHYAGIVEIPGGQLLATHTDGVGTKVVIANMMKKYNTIGIDCVAMNVNDIICIGATPVSFVDYIAANKNNQIIFKKIVEGLVNGAKKSALPIVGGETAIMPDVLTGKEFSFDLAGMVVGLVSKKDIVLGNKIKPGDIIIGANSSGIHSNGYSLARKALLSKYSVKDKVKGVGVIGDALLTPTEIYVKPVLESIQKCKINGLAHITGGAFTKLMRLKKIGYEIDSLPKIPPIIGLIEEQGVKPEEMYKTFNMGIGFCIISPKDQVARIKSIFKKHKITTQEIGQIVSKKGVFVNSCKIT
- a CDS encoding proteasome assembly chaperone family protein — translated: MADGFPEAEVFEIKKVELNSPIIFAGFVGAGLVGSLSISHIIEELKMDEIGLMRSKYLPPSTVFMKGRLRHPFRFYANKDGTICAIICEITLRMEGLYSLVSAILDWSEKKGSKEIVILDGIPSEEHDDKAYCAAKEDLVRMMADKDISMIPQGFITGIPGGILNECIVRKIQGVALLAKANKASPDPTAASTLIEALNRFYDMKIDTSGLEKEKERIHSEFNELSQKYVKHREEFSGMYM